The region TGAGTACGCTCGACGAATACCTCAGCCGCGCCGACTGGCGCGTCTCCGCCAACGCGAACCAGGGCTACAGCCTCGGCGGCATGATCCTGAACGCGGCCGGCAAGCTGACTGCCAACTACTGGCTGGATGGCATCTACACGGCGGAGATTGCCCGGGCGCACCGCGACGCGGACTTCCACCTGCACGATCTTGACGTGCTGGCCGGCTATTGCGCCGGGTGGTCGTTGCGCCAGTTGCTGCATGAAGGGTTCAACGGCGTACCGGGACGGATCGAGGCAGGGGCGCCGAAGCACCTGTCGTCGGCGCTCGGTCAGATGGTGAACTTCCTTGGCACGCTGCAGAACGAATGGGCCGGTGCGCAGGCGTTCTCCAGTGTCGACACCTATCTGGCGCCGTTCGTTCGCCGCGACGGGCTCGACGACCGTGCCATCGAGCAGGCGATGCAGGAGTTCGTCTACAACCTCAATGTGCCGTCGCGCTGGGGCACGCAGACGCCGTTTACCAACCTGACCTTCGACTGGACCTGCCCAGTGGACCTGCGCGAGCAGATTCCGGTCATCGCCGGCGAGGAAATGCCTTTCAGCTATGGCGACTGTCAGCCGGAAATGGACCGCATCAATCGCGTGTTCCTCGATGTGATGTCGCAGGGTGACGTGCATGGCCGCGCGTTCACTTTTCCGATTCCGACCTACAACATCACTCCGGACTTCGACTGGGATAGCGACAACGCCGACCGCTTGTTCGCGATGACCGCCAAGTATGGCCTGCCGTACTTCCAGAACTTCCTGAACTCGGATCTGGAACCGCAGATGGTGCGTTCGATGTGCTGCCGGCTGCAGCTCGACCTGCGCGAACTGCTGAAGCGCGGCAATGGTCTGTTCGGCAGCGCCGAGCAGACCGGTTCGCTCGGCGTGGTGACG is a window of Microvirgula aerodenitrificans DSM 15089 DNA encoding:
- a CDS encoding ribonucleoside triphosphate reductase, with product MTDTTLINPLSTLDEYLSRADWRVSANANQGYSLGGMILNAAGKLTANYWLDGIYTAEIARAHRDADFHLHDLDVLAGYCAGWSLRQLLHEGFNGVPGRIEAGAPKHLSSALGQMVNFLGTLQNEWAGAQAFSSVDTYLAPFVRRDGLDDRAIEQAMQEFVYNLNVPSRWGTQTPFTNLTFDWTCPVDLREQIPVIAGEEMPFSYGDCQPEMDRINRVFLDVMSQGDVHGRAFTFPIPTYNITPDFDWDSDNADRLFAMTAKYGLPYFQNFLNSDLEPQMVRSMCCRLQLDLRELLKRGNGLFGSAEQTGSLGVVTLNCARLGYRFAGDRDALFAATDRLLELARDSLEIKREKVQGWMDAGLYPYSRRYLGTLRNHFSTVGVNGINEMVRNFSGGAWDIASEDGLQLAVDLLDHIRAAMVRFQEETGHLYNLEATPAEGTTYRFAREDRKRFPDILQAGTADKPYYTNSSQLPAGYTDDPFAALAHQEPLQRRYTGGTVLHLYMTEAISSADACKRLVRRSLERFRLPYLTVTPTFSVCPVHGYLSGHHEYCPKCDAEKLASRAAGQCGCAA